The genomic interval GGGTGGCAGAAGGGTGATTTATTGACTTTTAAGCTTTTTGCACTTATTTATTTACAAAAGCGATAGCTTCTTTTCTGTTTTTTATATTTAAAGCTTCATATATATTTTTAATATGATACTTTACTGTATTAACAGAAATATTTAATTCATCTGCAATTTCTTTATTCTTCTTCCCTTTATTTATAAATTCTAAAATCTCTTTTTCTCTTACACTTAATTTATTATCATTAATAACTTCATTAGAAATTTCATTGCTAGACTCAACAATTAATGTTTCTATATCAAACCTCATTTGTTTATTTTGCTCATGCAATATTTTCATTCTATAAACAAGAGCAAACGAAAATAATAGCATTTCGAAAAAACCTGCAACTTTAATAATATCACTAGAAAAATTTAGAACAGAAAATCCAAAAAGTCTAGCTACATAATAATCTAATCCAAATATTACCATAAAGAAATAGGCAATCACAAATATTCTTATAAATAAATCTTTTTTAAATAATGTAACTGCAAGAAACCAAAAGAATGTTAAGAAAACAACTGTAGCTGTCTCTACCAAAGCAAAATAGATAAAATTACCCGTAGAAAAATAAAGTATAAATAAAAAGACAAAAACAGCACCAAAAAATAGTATTAAATACCTAATTTTAGGATAATAGTTTTCTAACCCTAAATATTTGGTTGCAAAAGTTACTCCGAATATGGTTCCAATAGTATGAATGAATAATATGATAAAATCCATAATGTCTTGAGAAACATTAAAAAGAATTAATAGACCATCGCTAAAACTTAGAGAACAGGACACACAGAAGACAAACAATCCGTAAAACAAAAACGTTTTATCCTTAAAACTTAAAGAATATATAATGTTTACTAGCACAATAAAAAGAGCAAAGCCATAATATAAACCTATAATAAGTAAGTTTACTTTCTCTTTGAATTTATATCCTTTTGCTGAAAAAACCTCTACTGGAATAAAGGCTTCTTTTTCAAGTTTTAACTTAATTAGTAATTTTTCATTTTTTTTTACTTTAAAAGTAACAAATCGTTCATGACTCTCTCTATTTAAAATAGCGCCATTATGATAAGCTTCAGCATTAAAAATATGAGAACTTTTA from Lutibacter sp. Hel_I_33_5 carries:
- a CDS encoding LuxR C-terminal-related transcriptional regulator; its protein translation is MKAAICFSQADISYYQDKEGELSFKDVDNYDFIPYDKIINKGLDGGVYWFKITDFSEDENIIQFKSSHIFNAEAYHNGAILNRESHERFVTFKVKKNEKLLIKLKLEKEAFIPVEVFSAKGYKFKEKVNLLIIGLYYGFALFIVLVNIIYSLSFKDKTFLFYGLFVFCVSCSLSFSDGLLILFNVSQDIMDFIILFIHTIGTIFGVTFATKYLGLENYYPKIRYLILFFGAVFVFLFILYFSTGNFIYFALVETATVVFLTFFWFLAVTLFKKDLFIRIFVIAYFFMVIFGLDYYVARLFGFSVLNFSSDIIKVAGFFEMLLFSFALVYRMKILHEQNKQMRFDIETLIVESSNEISNEVINDNKLSVREKEILEFINKGKKNKEIADELNISVNTVKYHIKNIYEALNIKNRKEAIAFVNK